One stretch of Tenrec ecaudatus isolate mTenEca1 chromosome 18, mTenEca1.hap1, whole genome shotgun sequence DNA includes these proteins:
- the MEIS3 gene encoding homeobox protein Meis3 isoform X2, whose amino-acid sequence MAGRYNELPHYPSIVDGPAALAGFTEATRAPGPYSAHRPPQPPAPRLDSDGLKKEKDEIYGHPLFPLLALVFEKCELATCSPRDGAGVGLGTLPGGDVCSSDSFNEDIAAFAKQMIQAIQVLRFHLLELEKVHDLCDNFCHRYITCLKGKMPIDLVIEDRDGGCREDLEDCLSSCPSLQDQNNTWIRDHEDSGSVHLGTPGPSSGGLASQSGDNSSDQGDGLDTSVASPSSGGEDEDLDQERRRNKKRGIFPKVATNIMRAWLFQHLSHPYPSEEQKKQLAQDTGLTILQVNNWFINARRRIVQPMIDQSNRTGQGAAFSPENQSVGGYTETQSHVTGRPPGSMGMSLNLEGEWHYL is encoded by the exons TACAATGAGCTGCCCCACTACCCCAGCATCGTGGACGGCCCTGCAGCCTTGGCTGGCTTCACAGAGGCCACAAGAGCCCCGGGGCCCTACAGTGCCCACCGTCCTCCTCAGCCCCCAGCCCCACGCTTGGACAGTGACGGGCtgaagaaggagaaagatgaaatttatGG ACACCCCCTCTTCCCACTCCTGGCCCTGGTCTTTGAGAAGTGTGAATTGGCCACGTGCTCACCCCGAGATGGAGCCGGGGTTGGGCTGGGCACACTGCCTGGCGGGGACGTCTGCTCATCGGACTCTTTCAACGAGGACATCGCTGCCTTTGCCAAGCAG ATGATCCAGGCCATTCAGGTACTCCGGTTCCATCTGCTGGAGTTGGAGAAG GTCCATGACCTGTGCGACAACTTCTGTCACCGCTACATCACCTGCCTCAAGGGAAAGATGCCCATCGACCTGGTCATCGAGGATCGGGATGGTGGCTGCAGGGAGGACCTTGAGGACTGCTTGTCTTCCTGCCCCAGCCTCCAAGACCAG AACAATACATGGATCCGAGACCACGAGGACAGTGGATCTGTACATCTGGGGACCCCGGGTCCATCCAGTGGAGGCCTGGCCTCCCAGAGTGGAGACAACTCCAGCGACCAAG GAGATGGGCTGGACACAAGCGTGGCCTCCCCCAGCTCTGGTGGAGAAGATGAGGACCTGGATCAGGAACGGCGGAGGAACAAGAAGAGGGGGATCTTCCCCAAGGTGGCCACCAACATCATGAGAGCCTGGTTGTTCCAGCATCTCTCG CACCCGTACCCCTCGGAGGAGCAAAAGAAACAGTTGGCGCAAGACACGGGACTCACCATCCTGCAGGTCAACAACTG GTTCATTAATGCCCGGAGACGAATTGTACAGCCGATGATCGATCAATCCAATCGCACAG GTCAGGGTGCAGCCTTCAGTCCAGAAAACCAGTCCGTGGGGGGCTACACGGAGACTCAGTCACATGTGACCGGCAGGCCACCAG GATCGATGGGAATGAGTTTGAACTTAGAAGGAGAGTGGCATTATCTATAG
- the MEIS3 gene encoding homeobox protein Meis3 isoform X4 — protein sequence MAGRYNELPHYPSIVDGPAALAGFTEATRAPGPYSAHRPPQPPAPRLDSDGLKKEKDEIYGHPLFPLLALVFEKCELATCSPRDGAGVGLGTLPGGDVCSSDSFNEDIAAFAKQMIQAIQVLRFHLLELEKGKMPIDLVIEDRDGGCREDLEDCLSSCPSLQDQNNTWIRDHEDSGSVHLGTPGPSSGGLASQSGDNSSDQGDGLDTSVASPSSGGEDEDLDQERRRNKKRGIFPKVATNIMRAWLFQHLSHPYPSEEQKKQLAQDTGLTILQVNNWFINARRRIVQPMIDQSNRTGQGAAFSPENQSVGGYTETQSHVTGRPPGSMGMSLNLEGEWHYL from the exons TACAATGAGCTGCCCCACTACCCCAGCATCGTGGACGGCCCTGCAGCCTTGGCTGGCTTCACAGAGGCCACAAGAGCCCCGGGGCCCTACAGTGCCCACCGTCCTCCTCAGCCCCCAGCCCCACGCTTGGACAGTGACGGGCtgaagaaggagaaagatgaaatttatGG ACACCCCCTCTTCCCACTCCTGGCCCTGGTCTTTGAGAAGTGTGAATTGGCCACGTGCTCACCCCGAGATGGAGCCGGGGTTGGGCTGGGCACACTGCCTGGCGGGGACGTCTGCTCATCGGACTCTTTCAACGAGGACATCGCTGCCTTTGCCAAGCAG ATGATCCAGGCCATTCAGGTACTCCGGTTCCATCTGCTGGAGTTGGAGAAG GGAAAGATGCCCATCGACCTGGTCATCGAGGATCGGGATGGTGGCTGCAGGGAGGACCTTGAGGACTGCTTGTCTTCCTGCCCCAGCCTCCAAGACCAG AACAATACATGGATCCGAGACCACGAGGACAGTGGATCTGTACATCTGGGGACCCCGGGTCCATCCAGTGGAGGCCTGGCCTCCCAGAGTGGAGACAACTCCAGCGACCAAG GAGATGGGCTGGACACAAGCGTGGCCTCCCCCAGCTCTGGTGGAGAAGATGAGGACCTGGATCAGGAACGGCGGAGGAACAAGAAGAGGGGGATCTTCCCCAAGGTGGCCACCAACATCATGAGAGCCTGGTTGTTCCAGCATCTCTCG CACCCGTACCCCTCGGAGGAGCAAAAGAAACAGTTGGCGCAAGACACGGGACTCACCATCCTGCAGGTCAACAACTG GTTCATTAATGCCCGGAGACGAATTGTACAGCCGATGATCGATCAATCCAATCGCACAG GTCAGGGTGCAGCCTTCAGTCCAGAAAACCAGTCCGTGGGGGGCTACACGGAGACTCAGTCACATGTGACCGGCAGGCCACCAG GATCGATGGGAATGAGTTTGAACTTAGAAGGAGAGTGGCATTATCTATAG
- the MEIS3 gene encoding homeobox protein Meis3 isoform X1 has translation MAGRYNELPHYPSIVDGPAALAGFTEATRAPGPYSAHRPPQPPAPRLDSDGLKKEKDEIYGHPLFPLLALVFEKCELATCSPRDGAGVGLGTLPGGDVCSSDSFNEDIAAFAKQVRSERPLFSSNPELDNLMIQAIQVLRFHLLELEKVHDLCDNFCHRYITCLKGKMPIDLVIEDRDGGCREDLEDCLSSCPSLQDQNNTWIRDHEDSGSVHLGTPGPSSGGLASQSGDNSSDQGDGLDTSVASPSSGGEDEDLDQERRRNKKRGIFPKVATNIMRAWLFQHLSHPYPSEEQKKQLAQDTGLTILQVNNWFINARRRIVQPMIDQSNRTGQGAAFSPENQSVGGYTETQSHVTGRPPGSMGMSLNLEGEWHYL, from the exons TACAATGAGCTGCCCCACTACCCCAGCATCGTGGACGGCCCTGCAGCCTTGGCTGGCTTCACAGAGGCCACAAGAGCCCCGGGGCCCTACAGTGCCCACCGTCCTCCTCAGCCCCCAGCCCCACGCTTGGACAGTGACGGGCtgaagaaggagaaagatgaaatttatGG ACACCCCCTCTTCCCACTCCTGGCCCTGGTCTTTGAGAAGTGTGAATTGGCCACGTGCTCACCCCGAGATGGAGCCGGGGTTGGGCTGGGCACACTGCCTGGCGGGGACGTCTGCTCATCGGACTCTTTCAACGAGGACATCGCTGCCTTTGCCAAGCAG gTCCGCTCCGAGAGGCCTCTCTTCTCCTCCAACCCTGAGCTGGACAATCTG ATGATCCAGGCCATTCAGGTACTCCGGTTCCATCTGCTGGAGTTGGAGAAG GTCCATGACCTGTGCGACAACTTCTGTCACCGCTACATCACCTGCCTCAAGGGAAAGATGCCCATCGACCTGGTCATCGAGGATCGGGATGGTGGCTGCAGGGAGGACCTTGAGGACTGCTTGTCTTCCTGCCCCAGCCTCCAAGACCAG AACAATACATGGATCCGAGACCACGAGGACAGTGGATCTGTACATCTGGGGACCCCGGGTCCATCCAGTGGAGGCCTGGCCTCCCAGAGTGGAGACAACTCCAGCGACCAAG GAGATGGGCTGGACACAAGCGTGGCCTCCCCCAGCTCTGGTGGAGAAGATGAGGACCTGGATCAGGAACGGCGGAGGAACAAGAAGAGGGGGATCTTCCCCAAGGTGGCCACCAACATCATGAGAGCCTGGTTGTTCCAGCATCTCTCG CACCCGTACCCCTCGGAGGAGCAAAAGAAACAGTTGGCGCAAGACACGGGACTCACCATCCTGCAGGTCAACAACTG GTTCATTAATGCCCGGAGACGAATTGTACAGCCGATGATCGATCAATCCAATCGCACAG GTCAGGGTGCAGCCTTCAGTCCAGAAAACCAGTCCGTGGGGGGCTACACGGAGACTCAGTCACATGTGACCGGCAGGCCACCAG GATCGATGGGAATGAGTTTGAACTTAGAAGGAGAGTGGCATTATCTATAG
- the DHX34 gene encoding putative ATP-dependent RNA helicase DHX34 isoform X2 yields MGSHREFGRWKPKRVGYQIRFESTRSAATKIVFLTVGLLLRQIQREPGLPQYQVLIVDEVHERHLHNDFLLGVLQRLLPRRPDLKVILMSATINIALFSSYFGGAPVVQVPGRLFPITVVYQPPEVEPMPAKSEKLDPRTFLRVLEAIDNKYPPEERGDLLVFLSGLAEISAVLEAAQTYATHSQRWVVLPLHSTLSVASQDKVFDVAPPGVRKCILSTNIAETSVTIDGIRFVVDSGKVKEMSYDPQAKLQRLQEFWISQASAEQRKGRAGRTGPGVCFRLYAESDYDAFAPYPVPEIRRVALDALVLQMKSMDVGDPRTFPFIEPPPPASLETAILYLRDQGALDSTEALTPIGSLLAQLPVDVVIGKMLILGSVLQLAEPVLTIAAALSVQSPFTRSAQNNPECAATRRPLDSDQGDPFTLFNVFNAWVQVKSERGGNSRKWCRRRGIEEQRLYEMANLRRQFKDLLEDHGLLAGPQTRPGDSYGRLRQHRERRELFQLKRQHEAAGGRRPKVLRLQEGQDGGSSDEDSGTGRTAGDSVDIQDVKFKLRHNLEQLQAAANSAQDLSRDQLALLKLVLGRGLYPQLAIPDPFNSGRKDSDQLFHTQTKQGTVLHPTSVFASNPEVLHPREPESRAGDGNQEDKDKMSSKHQLLTFVSLLETNKPYLVNCVRIPALQSLLLFSRSLDTNGDCSRLVADGWLELQLADPESAARLLAAALRLRTRWESALDRQLAHCTRQRRRRLEDNDDEEESPTVDRKEVAALSRDLLHFTASKVPYRLRRLTGLEVQNLYVGPQTVTAAPSLPGLFGSSTSSPHPTKGGYTVTDFLTYNCLTSDTDLYSDCLRTFWTCPHCGLHMPLTPLERIAHENTCPDAPQGSAPGAEEAAAEPPQKTSALQRPYHCEACGKDFLFTPTEVLRHRKQHT; encoded by the exons GTCGGCTACCAGATCCGCTTCGAGAGCACGCGCTCGGCAGCCACCAAGATCGTGTTCCTGACGGTGGGGCTGCTCCTGCGGCAGATCCAGCGGGAGCCCGGCCTGCCCCAGTACCAGGTCCTGATCGTGGACGAGGTCCACGAGCGACACCTGCACAATGACTTCCTGCTGGGCGTGCTGCAGCGCCTGCTGCCGCGGCGGCCCGACCTCAAGGTCATCCTCATGTCGGCCACCATCAACATCGCCCTCTTCTCCAGCTACTTCGGCGGCGCCCCCGTGGTACAGGTGCCCGGGAGGCTCTTTCCCATCACG gtggtgtaccAGCCCCCGGAGGTGGAGCCGATGCCGGCCAAGTCGGAGAAGCTGGATCCCCGGACTTTCCTGAGGGTGCTGGAGGCCATCGACAACAAGTACCCGCCCGAGGAGCGCGGCGACCTGCTGGTCTTCCTCAGCGGCCTGGCGGAGATCAGCGCCGTGCTGGAGGCGGCGCAGACCTACGCCACCCACTCGCAGCGCTGGGTGGTGCTGCCGCTGCACAGCACGCTCTCTGTGGCCAGCCAGGACAAG GTGTTCGACGTGGCGCCTCCGGGAGTCCGGAAATGCATCCTGTCCACCAACATCGCAGAGACCTCGGTCACCATCGATGGTATCCGCTTCGTCGTGGACTCCG ggaaggtgaaggagatgAGCTACGACCCGCAGGCCAAACTGCAGCGGCTGCAGGAATTCTGGATCAGCCAGGCCAGCGCGGAGCAGCGCAAGGGCCGTGCTGGCCGCACTGGGCCCGGCGTCTGCTTCCGCCTCTATGCTGAATCGGACTACGATGCCTTCGCCCCGTACCCCGTCCCGGAGATCCGCAGGGTAGCCCTGGATGCGTTGGTGCTGCAG ATGAAGAGCATGGATGTGGGGGATCCCCGAACCTTCCCCTTCattgagcccccacccccagccagcctGGAGACGGCCATCCTCTACCTCCGGGACCAGGGGGCCCTGGACAGCACCGAGGCGCTCACCCCCATCGGCTCCCTGCTGGCCCAGCTGCCTGTGGACGTGGTGATCG GGAAGATGCTGATCCTGGGCTCCGTGCTGCAGCTGGCTGAGCCCGTGCTCACCATCGCCGCCGCTCTCAGCGTCCAGTCGCCCTTCACCCGCAGCGCCCAGAACAACCCCGAGTGTGCGGCCACGCGGCGGCCCCTGGACAGCGACCAGGGAGACCCCTTCACGCTCTTCAACGTCTTCAATGCCTGGGTGCAG GTGAAATCGGAACGCGGCGGAAACTCACGCAAGTGGTGCCGCCGCCGGGGCATCGAGGAGCAGCGGCTGTACGAGATGGCCAACCTCCGGCGCCAGTTCAAG GACCTGCTGGAAGATCACGGGCTGCTGGCCGGGCCCCAGACAAGGCCAGGGGACAGCTACGGCCGGCTGCGGCAGCACCGGGAGCGCCGGGAGCTGTTCCAGCTGAAGCGCCAGCACGAGGCGGCCGGGGGACGCAGGCCCAAGGTGCTgcggctgcaggagggacaggaCGGCGGCTCCAGCGATGAGGACAGCGGCACAGGCCGGACGGCCGGTGACAGCGTGGACATCCAG GATGTGAAGTTCAAGCTCCGGCACAACCTGGAGCAGCTGCAGGCAGCCGCCAACTCAGCCCAGGACCTGAGCCGAGACCAGCTGGCCCTGCTCAAGCTGGTGCTGGGCCGCGGCCTCTACCCACAGCTGGCCATCCCCGACCCCTTCAACAGTGGCCGCAAGGACTCGGACCAG CTCTTCCACACGCAGACCAAGCAGGGCACCGTGCTGCACCCGACCAGCGTCTTCGCCAGCAACCCCGAGGTGCTGCATCCCAGGGAGCCGGAGAGCAGGGCTGGCGACGGGAACCAAG AGGACAAGGACAAGATGAGCAGCAAACACCAGCTCCTCACCTTCGTCTCCCTGCTGGAGACCAACAAGCCGTACCTGGTCAACTGCGTCCGCATCCCCGCCCTCCAG tcCCTCCTGCTGTTCAGCCGGTCCCTGGACACCAATGGTGACTGCTCCCGTCTGGTGGCCGATGGCTGGCTGGAGCTCCAACTGGCAGACCCCGAGAGTGCTGCCCGGCTCCTGGCTGCTGCCCTGCGGCTCCGTACCCGCTGGGAAAGTGCGCTGGACCGGCAGCTGGCCCACTGTacccggcagcggcggcggcggctggagGACAATGACGACGAGGAGGAGTCCCCGACTGTGGACCGCAAGGAGGTGGCAGCCCTGAGCAGGGACCTGCTACACTTCACGGCCTCCAAG GTTCCCTACAGACTCCGACGGCTCACAGGGCTGGAAGTCCAGAACCTCTATGTGGGTCCCCAGACCGTCACTGCTGCCCCCAGCCTGCCTGGCCTCTTCGGCAGTTCAACCTCATCTCCTCACCCTACCAAGGGGGGCTACACAGTCACGGACTTCCTCACCTACAACTGCCTCACA AGTGACACTGACCTGTATAGTGACTGCCTCCGCACCTTCTGGACCTGCCCCCACTGCGGCCTGCACATGCCCCTGACGCCCCTGGAGCGAATCGCCCACGAGAACACCTGTCCCGACGCCCCGCAGGGCAGCGCCCCAG gGGCTGAGGAGGCAGCTGCTGAGCCCCCCCAGAAGACCTCGGCCCTGCAGAGGCCGTACCACTGCGAGGCCTGCGGGAAGGACTTTCTTTTCACGCCCACCGAGGTGCTGCGGCATCGGAAGCAGCACACGTGA
- the MEIS3 gene encoding homeobox protein Meis3 isoform X3, with amino-acid sequence MAGRYNELPHYPSIVDGPAALAGFTEATRAPGPYSAHRPPQPPAPRLDSDGLKKEKDEIYGHPLFPLLALVFEKCELATCSPRDGAGVGLGTLPGGDVCSSDSFNEDIAAFAKQVRSERPLFSSNPELDNLMIQAIQVLRFHLLELEKGKMPIDLVIEDRDGGCREDLEDCLSSCPSLQDQNNTWIRDHEDSGSVHLGTPGPSSGGLASQSGDNSSDQGDGLDTSVASPSSGGEDEDLDQERRRNKKRGIFPKVATNIMRAWLFQHLSHPYPSEEQKKQLAQDTGLTILQVNNWFINARRRIVQPMIDQSNRTGQGAAFSPENQSVGGYTETQSHVTGRPPGSMGMSLNLEGEWHYL; translated from the exons TACAATGAGCTGCCCCACTACCCCAGCATCGTGGACGGCCCTGCAGCCTTGGCTGGCTTCACAGAGGCCACAAGAGCCCCGGGGCCCTACAGTGCCCACCGTCCTCCTCAGCCCCCAGCCCCACGCTTGGACAGTGACGGGCtgaagaaggagaaagatgaaatttatGG ACACCCCCTCTTCCCACTCCTGGCCCTGGTCTTTGAGAAGTGTGAATTGGCCACGTGCTCACCCCGAGATGGAGCCGGGGTTGGGCTGGGCACACTGCCTGGCGGGGACGTCTGCTCATCGGACTCTTTCAACGAGGACATCGCTGCCTTTGCCAAGCAG gTCCGCTCCGAGAGGCCTCTCTTCTCCTCCAACCCTGAGCTGGACAATCTG ATGATCCAGGCCATTCAGGTACTCCGGTTCCATCTGCTGGAGTTGGAGAAG GGAAAGATGCCCATCGACCTGGTCATCGAGGATCGGGATGGTGGCTGCAGGGAGGACCTTGAGGACTGCTTGTCTTCCTGCCCCAGCCTCCAAGACCAG AACAATACATGGATCCGAGACCACGAGGACAGTGGATCTGTACATCTGGGGACCCCGGGTCCATCCAGTGGAGGCCTGGCCTCCCAGAGTGGAGACAACTCCAGCGACCAAG GAGATGGGCTGGACACAAGCGTGGCCTCCCCCAGCTCTGGTGGAGAAGATGAGGACCTGGATCAGGAACGGCGGAGGAACAAGAAGAGGGGGATCTTCCCCAAGGTGGCCACCAACATCATGAGAGCCTGGTTGTTCCAGCATCTCTCG CACCCGTACCCCTCGGAGGAGCAAAAGAAACAGTTGGCGCAAGACACGGGACTCACCATCCTGCAGGTCAACAACTG GTTCATTAATGCCCGGAGACGAATTGTACAGCCGATGATCGATCAATCCAATCGCACAG GTCAGGGTGCAGCCTTCAGTCCAGAAAACCAGTCCGTGGGGGGCTACACGGAGACTCAGTCACATGTGACCGGCAGGCCACCAG GATCGATGGGAATGAGTTTGAACTTAGAAGGAGAGTGGCATTATCTATAG
- the DHX34 gene encoding putative ATP-dependent RNA helicase DHX34 isoform X1, which produces MPPPRTREGKGPRYHHRAPREEEAPEKWDWNSPETRRLFEDAFFGDEDYIRQGSEECQKFWSFFERLQRFQTLKPARKEEEKEKKPPGDPKPGLPALADLPHTYDPRYRINLSILGPDPRASRERGRRLPPDRVAEFRQALLHYLDFGQKQAFGRLAKLQRERAALPIAQYGKRILQTLGQHQVVVVAGDTGCGKSTQVPQYLLAAGFSHVACTQPRRIACISLAKRVGFESLSQYGSQVGYQIRFESTRSAATKIVFLTVGLLLRQIQREPGLPQYQVLIVDEVHERHLHNDFLLGVLQRLLPRRPDLKVILMSATINIALFSSYFGGAPVVQVPGRLFPITVVYQPPEVEPMPAKSEKLDPRTFLRVLEAIDNKYPPEERGDLLVFLSGLAEISAVLEAAQTYATHSQRWVVLPLHSTLSVASQDKVFDVAPPGVRKCILSTNIAETSVTIDGIRFVVDSGKVKEMSYDPQAKLQRLQEFWISQASAEQRKGRAGRTGPGVCFRLYAESDYDAFAPYPVPEIRRVALDALVLQMKSMDVGDPRTFPFIEPPPPASLETAILYLRDQGALDSTEALTPIGSLLAQLPVDVVIGKMLILGSVLQLAEPVLTIAAALSVQSPFTRSAQNNPECAATRRPLDSDQGDPFTLFNVFNAWVQVKSERGGNSRKWCRRRGIEEQRLYEMANLRRQFKDLLEDHGLLAGPQTRPGDSYGRLRQHRERRELFQLKRQHEAAGGRRPKVLRLQEGQDGGSSDEDSGTGRTAGDSVDIQDVKFKLRHNLEQLQAAANSAQDLSRDQLALLKLVLGRGLYPQLAIPDPFNSGRKDSDQLFHTQTKQGTVLHPTSVFASNPEVLHPREPESRAGDGNQEDKDKMSSKHQLLTFVSLLETNKPYLVNCVRIPALQSLLLFSRSLDTNGDCSRLVADGWLELQLADPESAARLLAAALRLRTRWESALDRQLAHCTRQRRRRLEDNDDEEESPTVDRKEVAALSRDLLHFTASKVPYRLRRLTGLEVQNLYVGPQTVTAAPSLPGLFGSSTSSPHPTKGGYTVTDFLTYNCLTSDTDLYSDCLRTFWTCPHCGLHMPLTPLERIAHENTCPDAPQGSAPGAEEAAAEPPQKTSALQRPYHCEACGKDFLFTPTEVLRHRKQHT; this is translated from the exons CCTGGGCCCAGACCCCAGGGCCTCTCGGGAGCGAGGCCGGCGCCTGCCCCCGGACAGGGTGGCCGAGTTCCGCCAGGCCCTGCTCCACTACCTGGACTTTGGGCAGAAGCAGGCCTTCGGGCGTCTGGCCAAGCTGCAGCGGGAGCGGGCGGCGCTGCCCATCGCTCAGTACGGCAAGCGCATCCTGCAGACGCTGGGGCAGcaccaggtggtggtggtggcgggcgaCACGGGCTGTGGCAAGTCCACTCAGGTGCCCCAGTACCTGCTGGCGGCCGGCTTCAGCCACGTGGCCTGCACCCAGCCCCGGAGGATCGCCTGCATCTCCTTGGCCAAGCGCGTGGGCTTTGAGAGCCTCAGTCAGTACGGCTCCCAG GTCGGCTACCAGATCCGCTTCGAGAGCACGCGCTCGGCAGCCACCAAGATCGTGTTCCTGACGGTGGGGCTGCTCCTGCGGCAGATCCAGCGGGAGCCCGGCCTGCCCCAGTACCAGGTCCTGATCGTGGACGAGGTCCACGAGCGACACCTGCACAATGACTTCCTGCTGGGCGTGCTGCAGCGCCTGCTGCCGCGGCGGCCCGACCTCAAGGTCATCCTCATGTCGGCCACCATCAACATCGCCCTCTTCTCCAGCTACTTCGGCGGCGCCCCCGTGGTACAGGTGCCCGGGAGGCTCTTTCCCATCACG gtggtgtaccAGCCCCCGGAGGTGGAGCCGATGCCGGCCAAGTCGGAGAAGCTGGATCCCCGGACTTTCCTGAGGGTGCTGGAGGCCATCGACAACAAGTACCCGCCCGAGGAGCGCGGCGACCTGCTGGTCTTCCTCAGCGGCCTGGCGGAGATCAGCGCCGTGCTGGAGGCGGCGCAGACCTACGCCACCCACTCGCAGCGCTGGGTGGTGCTGCCGCTGCACAGCACGCTCTCTGTGGCCAGCCAGGACAAG GTGTTCGACGTGGCGCCTCCGGGAGTCCGGAAATGCATCCTGTCCACCAACATCGCAGAGACCTCGGTCACCATCGATGGTATCCGCTTCGTCGTGGACTCCG ggaaggtgaaggagatgAGCTACGACCCGCAGGCCAAACTGCAGCGGCTGCAGGAATTCTGGATCAGCCAGGCCAGCGCGGAGCAGCGCAAGGGCCGTGCTGGCCGCACTGGGCCCGGCGTCTGCTTCCGCCTCTATGCTGAATCGGACTACGATGCCTTCGCCCCGTACCCCGTCCCGGAGATCCGCAGGGTAGCCCTGGATGCGTTGGTGCTGCAG ATGAAGAGCATGGATGTGGGGGATCCCCGAACCTTCCCCTTCattgagcccccacccccagccagcctGGAGACGGCCATCCTCTACCTCCGGGACCAGGGGGCCCTGGACAGCACCGAGGCGCTCACCCCCATCGGCTCCCTGCTGGCCCAGCTGCCTGTGGACGTGGTGATCG GGAAGATGCTGATCCTGGGCTCCGTGCTGCAGCTGGCTGAGCCCGTGCTCACCATCGCCGCCGCTCTCAGCGTCCAGTCGCCCTTCACCCGCAGCGCCCAGAACAACCCCGAGTGTGCGGCCACGCGGCGGCCCCTGGACAGCGACCAGGGAGACCCCTTCACGCTCTTCAACGTCTTCAATGCCTGGGTGCAG GTGAAATCGGAACGCGGCGGAAACTCACGCAAGTGGTGCCGCCGCCGGGGCATCGAGGAGCAGCGGCTGTACGAGATGGCCAACCTCCGGCGCCAGTTCAAG GACCTGCTGGAAGATCACGGGCTGCTGGCCGGGCCCCAGACAAGGCCAGGGGACAGCTACGGCCGGCTGCGGCAGCACCGGGAGCGCCGGGAGCTGTTCCAGCTGAAGCGCCAGCACGAGGCGGCCGGGGGACGCAGGCCCAAGGTGCTgcggctgcaggagggacaggaCGGCGGCTCCAGCGATGAGGACAGCGGCACAGGCCGGACGGCCGGTGACAGCGTGGACATCCAG GATGTGAAGTTCAAGCTCCGGCACAACCTGGAGCAGCTGCAGGCAGCCGCCAACTCAGCCCAGGACCTGAGCCGAGACCAGCTGGCCCTGCTCAAGCTGGTGCTGGGCCGCGGCCTCTACCCACAGCTGGCCATCCCCGACCCCTTCAACAGTGGCCGCAAGGACTCGGACCAG CTCTTCCACACGCAGACCAAGCAGGGCACCGTGCTGCACCCGACCAGCGTCTTCGCCAGCAACCCCGAGGTGCTGCATCCCAGGGAGCCGGAGAGCAGGGCTGGCGACGGGAACCAAG AGGACAAGGACAAGATGAGCAGCAAACACCAGCTCCTCACCTTCGTCTCCCTGCTGGAGACCAACAAGCCGTACCTGGTCAACTGCGTCCGCATCCCCGCCCTCCAG tcCCTCCTGCTGTTCAGCCGGTCCCTGGACACCAATGGTGACTGCTCCCGTCTGGTGGCCGATGGCTGGCTGGAGCTCCAACTGGCAGACCCCGAGAGTGCTGCCCGGCTCCTGGCTGCTGCCCTGCGGCTCCGTACCCGCTGGGAAAGTGCGCTGGACCGGCAGCTGGCCCACTGTacccggcagcggcggcggcggctggagGACAATGACGACGAGGAGGAGTCCCCGACTGTGGACCGCAAGGAGGTGGCAGCCCTGAGCAGGGACCTGCTACACTTCACGGCCTCCAAG GTTCCCTACAGACTCCGACGGCTCACAGGGCTGGAAGTCCAGAACCTCTATGTGGGTCCCCAGACCGTCACTGCTGCCCCCAGCCTGCCTGGCCTCTTCGGCAGTTCAACCTCATCTCCTCACCCTACCAAGGGGGGCTACACAGTCACGGACTTCCTCACCTACAACTGCCTCACA AGTGACACTGACCTGTATAGTGACTGCCTCCGCACCTTCTGGACCTGCCCCCACTGCGGCCTGCACATGCCCCTGACGCCCCTGGAGCGAATCGCCCACGAGAACACCTGTCCCGACGCCCCGCAGGGCAGCGCCCCAG gGGCTGAGGAGGCAGCTGCTGAGCCCCCCCAGAAGACCTCGGCCCTGCAGAGGCCGTACCACTGCGAGGCCTGCGGGAAGGACTTTCTTTTCACGCCCACCGAGGTGCTGCGGCATCGGAAGCAGCACACGTGA